Sequence from the Salvelinus alpinus chromosome 35, SLU_Salpinus.1, whole genome shotgun sequence genome:
TATTCACCCGTGGGGTGATTTTTACTTGAGCGGATGTTCAGGGACATAATtacaaattgactgcaagaagaaCAAACAgatattttattaaaacattttcaAACCATGCTTTCATTTGTATACGGTCACAAATATCtcttatgcgtgggaatactttggaacagatttccaaaactaaaatcacttggagctgatttgctggtgtttttacagtattttatgtccacattaaaaaaattatatatacagcaccaatcaaaagtttggacacacctactcattcaagggtttttctctatttttactattttctacattgtataataatggtgaagacatcaacactataaaataacacatacgaagtcatgtagtaaccaacaaagtgtttaacaaatcaaaatatatttgagattcttcagccaccctttgccttgatgacagctctgcacacccttggcattctctcaaccagcttcatgaggtaatgacttagaatacatttcaattaacaggtgtgccttgttaaaagttaatttgtggaatttctttccttcttaatgcgtttgagccaatcagttggggtggtatacagaaggtggccctattttgtaaaagaccaagtccatattatggcaagaacagctcaaataagcaaagggaaatgacagtccatcattactttaagacatgaaggtcagtcaatgtggaacatttcttcaagtgcagttgcaaataccatcaagcactatgatgaaactggctctcatgaggaccgccacaggaaaggaagacccagagttacctctgctgcagaggataagttcattacagttaactgcacctcagatttcatcccaaataagtgcttcacagagttcaagtaacagacacatctcaacaactgttcagatgagactgcatgaatcaggccttcatggtcgaattgctgcaaagaaaccactactaaaggacaccaataagaagagacttgcttgggccaagaaacatgagcaatgtacattagactggtggaaatcttgTCATTTCGTCTGATGtgtccaaatttgatatttttggaaccaaccgccgtgtctttgtgagatgcagagtaggtgaacggatgttctccgcatgcgtggttcccaccgtgaagcatagaggtaAGGgggtttgctggtgacactgacggTGATTTATTTAGCATTCAGTTTCAtcatgttttttgcgactgcacttgaagaaactttcaaagttcttgaaattttccggactgactgaccttcgtttctctttgcttatttgagctgttcttgccataatatggacttagtcttttaccaaatagggctatcttctgtataccaccccacataactgattggctcaaacgcattaagaaggaaagaaattccacaaaacttttaacaaggcacacttgttaattgaaattcattccaggcgactacctcatgaatctggttgagagaatgccaagtgtgtgcaaatcaaaatatacaaaatatattttgatttgtttatcacttttgattactacatgattccatatgtttttgaatagttttaatgtcttcactattattccacaatgtagaaaatagtaaaattaaataaaaaccttGAATGGACCACAGTctgaacttttgactgatactgtatattattttgttTGTTCAGAAAACGTGGGGAAACAAATAATATAACCCTCGGGCCAAATTTGGGGAATATCATCTGCGGGCCACAAGTCGGGGAACCCTGCTCTAAGAGCTTCCACACATCTGGATTGTGCATTtagccattattcttttcaaaattcttcaagctctttcaaattggttgttgatcattgctagacaaccattttcaagtcttgccatatatttgtcTTGCCGTagatttaattcaaaactgtagcccggccactcaggaacatttactgtcttcttggtaaacaactccagtgtatatttgtccttgtgttttaggttgttgtcctgctgaaaggagaattcatctcccagtgtctggtggaaagcagaatgaACCAGGTTCTTCTAGAATTAggtccattccatttattttttattcagaaAAACTCCCCAGCccaacctctctgggatatgtgggacgctagcgtcaacaacagccagtgaaattgcaggacgccaaattcaaaacaacagaaatcccataattaaaattcctcaaacattcaAGTATTATAcagcattttaaagataaacttcttgtaaatccagccacagtgttcgatttcaaataggctttacggctaaagcaaaccaaacgattatgttaggtcagcacctagtcacagaaaaccatacagccattttccagccaaggagagggctcacaaaagtcagaaatagcgattaaattaatcactaacctttgatgatcttcatcagatggcactcacaagacttcatgttacacaataaatgtgtgttttgttcaataaagttaatctttatgtccaaacacctcaTTTGAAATGggtgtgttatgttcagaaatgcattgtctcaaacaaacatccggtgaaagtgcagagagccacatcaaattacagaaatactcatcataaacattgataaaagatacaagtattctgCATGGAAttataaacttctccttaatgcaaccgctgtgtcagatttcaaaaaggctttacggcgaaagcacagcgattatgttaggtcagcacctagccacagaaaaacatacagccattttccaaagaaggagaggtgtcacaaaagtcagaaatagcgttataaatattcacttacctttgatgatcttcatcggaatgcactcccaggaatcccagttacacaataaatgtttgttttgttcgataaagtccataatttatgtccaaatacctcctttttgttcgcgcatttatcccagtaatccaaatgctcaATGCGCGATCGcttagttcagacgaaaagtcaaaaaagttatattacagtttgtagaaacatgtcaaacgatgtatagaatcaatctttaggatgtttttatcataaatcttcaataatgtttcaaccggacaattcctttgtctttagaaaggaaaaggaacgcagctaactctcacgggcgtgcgcctgactgagctcatggcattatGCCAGAcactcaaacagctcttattctctcccccttcacagtagaagcctgaaacaaggttctaaagactgttgacatctagtggaagccttaggaagtgcaatatgactccatagacactgtatatttgataggcaatgacttgaaaaactacaaacctcacatttcccacttcctggttggattttttctcaggtttctgcctgccatatgagctctgttatactcacagacatcattcaaacagttttagaaacttcagagtgttttctatccaaatctactaattatatgcatattctagcttttgggcctgagtagcaggcagtttactctgagcACCttattatccaagctactcaatactgccccccagtcccaaagaagtttaATTAACCattacaagtatacccataacatactgcagccacaactatgcttgaagatatggagagtggtactcagtaatgtattggatttgccccaaacataacattttgtattcaggacaaatatTCAGGATATTGTGCCAGTgacattttaatattttttaaatctattttaaattcaggctgtaacacaacaaaatgtgtaaatagtcaaaggggtgtgaatactttctgaaggcactgtaagtgtaataggctgcatttacacaggcagccctattctgatctttttcccaataatttgtcttttgaccaatcacatcagatcttttcacatcagatcatAATCAGAGCTAATCTGATTAGTCAAAAGACAAATTAGTGAAAAAATTATCAGAAGTGAGCTGCCTATGTAAACAGCCTTAGTGACACACAACGAAAGCAAAAGGGTTTGCTTGCAGTTTGCAGACTATGTGGGTAACTTACCATGCACTGTATCAACTGGATATTGTGTCTCAATTGATATTTTCTCATGATCAAACGTCTCTTCGTCTGTACTGTTTTGATTATAGGTCTCTTCGTCAGTGGAGAAATAGAAGACGAGAAGTGAGGGAAATCAATGCAAAAGCAGGGTTGAAACTACCACGTCAACTCATTTCAGGGCTAATCCTAATGCATGAAACTTGAGGTAAATACATCGATTTGTAGTTAGGATTGGGCCTTCCGTGAATCAACTGTGTTGAAATGTAATTGACCCATTGAGTTGGTTAGAGGGAGCATGTGTCCCAAAACCTGTTTTAGCATGTGCATTTTGGAttttcaccattttgaagtagtcaactgggtgggacttgcaatgggttaaggaaggatcacagtAGGTCAGTAGGAGGgttcagccaatgaattatacacCTGAGGAAACATTCCATAattgcaggtggcagtaaatctatctgttcaAACTATACACATTCCAGCAAAGTAGGTAGTGGTATGCACCTTTTCAGTTCATTTTGGTACTGCCAATACACTCatagaagtagaagaagaagaaatggACAACTTTAAAATGGGGAcagccctcaatggcgctgcccatgctctcACAGAAGTGGCCATTGCAAAGATAGGGGAAGAGCTCTTTTGTACATCTCTATGAATTTACCCCAATTCTAATCCATCATATACCCACCAAGCACGGGTTGAAGCAGCCCGGGCGGATGATGTCCCTCCATCCCGTGGCACTGGAAGGTGACAGAGTCCCCAGCCGCTATGGATGAGATCAcagcacacctgtcaggtagattaGGAGTCATTCATACAATAGCCTACAGGATTTATATTATGTATCCTTTATTTAGGTGATCCCATTGGTTCTGAAATAGTACTGTTACAGTAACTACATGGTAGCAGTGTGGCAATTATAGTAGTACTTTAGTACTGTGTTAGTAGTTCTCTTTGGTTGCATTGTGCTTTTCATGTACTAGTACTTTAGTAGAAGTACAGAGTTGTGAGTAGTTTATTGTCAACATATTTGCTCAGCCTACTCACTGAGGGTTACTGTTGCCGTTGTTCTTCAGGGAGCTTCCGATGAGAATCTCTGCCGCGTCCTGCCTCCAGGGGCAGCAGTCCTCTCTGTTATTGACGGTAATGGAGGTGACTTTGCGAACAGCCAGGTCCACCCTCCACCAGGGGTCGCTCTGAAGCCAGGTGTGGGCACAGGAGCCAGAGAGGCACTCTGCATCCAGGCGACCATCGATGGCGTTCTCGGCATGGGTCAGACGGCTTAGCTTGGACCACTGGGTCGCTCTTCCCATCAGCGCCACGTTGCCTTCATTCAAACAAGAGGGATGGGGTTTGCTCAGAAAAATTACAAGCCTCTGGTTAAACATTTCTGATTTCTGGTCCCAATTTTAGCCTGGAGGGTACTGTATCATTGGATGTAGGAGTAGCTGACCTCTCCGAATGGCAAGTCTTCTGAGGGATCTCAGAAGATCCCACAGCCAGGCCAGGTTTAGGTTTGGAGCTGTAACAGCTGTCTCAGTGGCAGTTGAAGGCAGGGCTGGAAAAAGGAGAGGCACAGGGAGAAAGGGAGTAGAGTAAaaaaaattgtatccgtaaacaAGAATTAAAAAAGGCATCTGCTGGAGAAGGTGTACATTCTGAATGATGGAGCCCATACCTGCCTGAAAGGTGCTTGCGTGCAGTTCTACCTCACACAAAGTCAGGCACTTCTCTTTCCCTGGGAGGAGAATGTTGACATCGCGCCACGATATCCCACCGCACGGAAATGTCCTGGTTTGCCCAGCAGGGATGTATGGAATCCCGGCACACCTACAGGTATAGTAAACTTGAGCATTGTTATATTTTATGAGAAGATTGCGGGACAAACAGTATTTGATCAAAATAAGGGATCAGGGATGAATTTCCTGAaagcttaaaggggcaatctgtagtggCTAAATCCATTTTGGGATGTATAAATTAATTATGGATTCTTGAAGAATTTACtgtaacttagaaatgcctcatgagcttagttcaactgtcgtagccCATCAGAACACAAAATATCATCTTGTTTTATGCAATGTTcttaaa
This genomic interval carries:
- the LOC139564256 gene encoding uncharacterized protein, producing SLILIKYCLSRNLLIKYNNAQVYYTCRCAGIPYIPAGQTRTFPCGGISWRDVNILLPGKEKCLTLCEVELHASTFQAALPSTATETAVTAPNLNLAWLWDLLRSLRRLAIRRGNVALMGRATQWSKLSRLTHAENAIDGRLDAECLSGSCAHTWLQSDPWWRVDLAVRKVTSITVNNREDCCPWRQDAAEILIGSSLKNNGNSNPQCAVISSIAAGDSVTFQCHGMEGHHPPGLLQPVLGGYMMD